ATAATAATCGATAATAATGAATTAGATGATTTTATAATTAAAAGAACAGATGGTATGCCTACTTATAATTTTTGTGTAGTTATAGATGATTGGGATATGAAAATAACTCATGTTATTAGAGGGGAAGAACATATAAATAATACACCTAAACAAATTCATATTATTAATGCTGTGGGAGCGAATATTCCTATTTATACGCATGTTTCTATAATTACCGATAAATTAGGAAAAAAAATTTCTAAAAGAAATAATAATTTAGATATTTTAAAATATAAAAAAAAAGGTTATTTACCTATTGCATTATTAAATTATATTTTACGTTTAGGATGGTCTTATGGTAATAAAGAAATTTTTTCTTTAAAAGAAATGAAAAAATTATTTAATTTAAAAAATTTAAATAAATCATCTAGTATTTTTGATATAGATAAATTAAATTGGTTTAATAAATATTATTTAAGTAAATTATCAAAAAGTGAGATGCTTAATTATTTAGAAAATTTTTGTAATAAAAATAATATTAACATTAATAATGGTCCTAAATTAAAAAATTTATATACAATCTTTAATAAAAGATTTAATACATTAGAAGAAATAAATAATTTATGTTTTATTTTTTATAAAAATCCAAATTATAATAATCTATTGATTAAAAATTATTTAAATATAAATACTCAAATAATTTTAGAACTATTTAAGTTAAAAATAACTAATATAAAATTATGGTCTATAGAATATATTAATAATATTTTTAATAAAATTTTATTAAAATTAAATATTTCTTATAAAGAAATAGCTATGACTTTACGTTTAGCAATAACTGGGATAAAAAATACCCCTCCGATTAATCATATAATTTATTTAATGGGTAAAAAAAAAACTTTGTATCATATTAATAATGCAATAAATTTTATTCAACTTAAATAATCTTTAACTATATGAACCATAATATATATTAAAAAAATAAGCGGATGAATAGATTTATATTTCCCCCGCTTATATTAATTTCTTAATCTAGGTTTTATTAATTGTTTTTTTATTGCAGCTGATAATTCGTCTAATGAAGAATTTTCTGAATATTCATTTTCAAGAGGTTCTCCTGACAATTGAGCTTCAGCTAAATATGTATGTACTGGCTGTCCATTATCATCTTCCATAACTACATGATACCATGGTTTACTACGTAATGTTTTAATTTCAGCAACTTCATTAATTTTAGGGTCACGTAAAGAATATTCTGGATCAACATCAACTATAACTCCTAAAAAACCTAATAATTTATGTCTTACTTGTTGACCAATACCAAATTTACTGGTAATCATTATTAAGATCCTTTCTAAGAAATATTACAGTTTTAATATTAATTATATAATAAACTTTTCTAAAATTAAATATTTATTTAAATTAAAATTAAATTAATTTTTGTATTTTTTAGTATAATTTTTTTATAAAAATTATAAATAAAATAATTTTTTATTATAATAATATTTATATATTAAACTTTTATTTTAAAAAAAGAGAAAAAATATATGGTAAGGCCTATTTGTGCTATTATTAATAGCAGTGCATTAAAAAATAATTTAAAAATAATAAAAAAAATTGCATATAAATCTAAAATTTGGTTAGTATTAAAAGCAGATGCGTATGGTCATGGTATTAAAAATATTTATTCTATTATAAAAAATAATAGTGATGGTTTTGCTATTTTAACATTAGATGAAGCTATAATTTTAAGAGAAAATGGTTGTAAAAAACCTATTCTATTATTAGAAGGTTTCTTTAATAAAGAAGAATTATGTATAATTTATAAATATTTTTTAACTATTACAATACATAATAAATGGCAACTTAATAAGTTAATTCAATATAAATCAAAATATCCTATTAATATATATATAAAAATTAACACTGGGATGAATAGATTAGGATTTCCTGTAAAAGATATTACTTCAATAATAAGTATTATTAAAAATAAAATTAATGTTAATAATATAACTTTAATGACTCATTTTGCTGATGCATCTCAAAATTCTTATTTTGTAAAAAAGCAAATAAATAGTATTAAAAATAATATTAGCATTTATCATAATTTTTCATGCTCATTTGCAAATTCTGCAGCAATATTATGGCATTCATATAGTTATTATGATTGGATAAGAACTGGGATTATTCTATATGGAGCATCACCAACAGGTGATTGGAAAGATATTTCTACAAAAAAAATACAACCAGTAATGACATTAAAAAGTAAAATAATATCTATTCAAAAAATATATCCAGGAGATATAATAGGATATAATTGTAGTTATTATACAAAAAAAAAACAAAAAATAGGAATTGTTGCATGTGGTTATGCTGATGGTTATCCTCGGAATATTAATTATAATAAAACATATGTTTTAATCAAAGATATTAAAACATTAATACTAGGTAATGTATCTATGGATATGATTGCAATAGATTTAACAAATATCCCAACAGCTAAAATAGGAAATTCAGTAGAATTATGGGGAGAAAATATTAAAATAGATGATATTGCTAAATCTTCCAATACTATTGGATATGAATTAATGTGTTCTGTATCTAAAAGAGTACCTAGAATTTTAAAATAATTTTAAAATTTATTTCAAAACTTGAATATAAAAAATAATAAAATTTATATTTATTTTTCTATCATCTTTTTTAAATTATTTATATTTATTCTCATAAATAAAGGTTTAAATTTATTAATTTTTGTATTAACTAAAGGTAATTTAATATTATTAAAACATAATTTTTTTTTTAAGAATACTTCTGTTTTTTGAGATAAAATAGGCATAATTGGTTTCATATATATCATTATTACACGGAACATATTAATACCCATAGAACAAATACTATGAACTTTTTTTTTTTTTAAATTATCTTTAATTAACAACCATGGTTTATATTTATCAATATAATAATTAGCTTTATCTGATAAAATGATTATCTGTTTAATAACATGACTAAATTTACCTTGTATAAAATATTCATGTATAATTTCAGATTTTTTTACAAATTTTAGATATAAAGATATATCAATGTTTTTAGCTAAATTATCATTAAAATAATTATTAATAAAAAATGCATTTCTTGAAGCTATATTAACAATCTTATTTACAATATCTCCATTTATTTTATGAATAAAATCATAAAAATTAAAATCAATATCATTGATATCATATGATAGTTTGGAAGCATAATAATAACGTAAACTATCAGAATCTATAAAATTTAACCATTGTTTTGCAGTAATAAAATTACCTCTAGATTTAGACATTTTAGATCCATTTAATGTTACATGACCGTGAACAAATAATTTAGTAGGTTTTCTAAAATTACTGCCTTCTAATATTGCAGGCCAAAATAAACTATGAAAATAAATAATATCTTTACCAATAAAATGGTATAATTCTGTATTGGAATCTTTTTTCCACCATTCATAAAAATTAATTTTTTTCTTATCACATAGATTTTTAAAAGTACTTATATAACCAATTGGAGCATCTAACCATACATAAAAATATTTATTAATAGATTTTGGTATTTTAAAACCAAAATATGGGCCATCTCTAGTTATATCCCATTGTTTTAAACCTAAAATAAACCATTCATATATTTTATTTTTTATTTTTTTATTTAAAACACCAGAATAAATCCAATTTTTTAAAAAGTTACTAAATTGAGGTAAATCAAAAAAAAAATGTTCAGAATTACATAATATAGGGGTTGTATTAGATAAAATAGAAATTGGAGTAATTAATTCTATGGAAGCATATGTTGCTCCACAATGTTCACAATGGTCTCCATTTTGGTCTATAGATTTACAATTAGGACATAATCCTTTTACAAATCTATCAGGTAAAAAAATATTATGTACAAGATCGTATAATTGTTGAATAATTTTTTTCTTAATAAATTTTCGTTTTTTTAAACGATTAAAAATTAATCTAGAAAAAAAAAGATTTTCATTACTATGTGTCGTATAGTAATTATCATAACTAATATTAAATTTTTTTAAATCTGTAATATGTTCATAATATATTTTATTAATTAAAGTTTCTGTACTTATATTTAAGTCTCGAGCCTTTAACATTACAGGAGTACCATGTGCATCATCAGCACAAATAAAAAATATTTCATTTCCATACATGCGATGATATCTAACCCAAATATCTGCTTGTATATGTTCTAACATATGCCCTAAATGTATACTACCATTAGAATAGGGTAAAGCACATGTAACTAATATTTTTTTTTTTAATAACATAATATCGTACTTATTATATTTTTATTTATTTAAAATTAATTAAAATTTATTTAATTTTTTAAAAATATTTTAATAAAAGAGCTTCATTATAATATTATTACAAATAGGATACAATAAATATAAAGAAAATATTAAATATAAATAACAAAAGATATCTTCATTAAGTAATTTTTTTGTAATAAGTGGTAATCTAAACTTTTTCTTATAAGGCCAAAATAACGGAACTCCAGATGGGGTTAATATATCAGCAATAATATGACTACAATAACCTATAATTAATCCTAATCTAACATCAAAAATATGATTTAATTTTAAATTAATAGAAAAAATAATAAATCCAAAACTTAAAATAGATAATAAACTATGTGTAAATCCTCTATGTCCAAATATTTTATTAATTAAATATGATAAAATTTTTATTTGACGTCCTAAAATAGATTGAGGATTATCAATATCTGGTAATAAACATGTAATTATTGAAACAGGAATAATACGCCACCAATCATCATGATACAGAATTTTAGAAAAAATAAAATGTTGTATTAAAATACTACTAGTTATTGTAAATATTATATGTCCTTTAACTGTCATATAAACTTACCTAATATAAATTTTACTAAATTAATTTAGCAATAATACCATTAATATTTATTTTTTTTATAATAACTTTTATTTTATCAGTAACCTTAAAAAATAATTCATTATTATTTAATATAATCCCTTTTTCTTGATTAATCATTAAATTATTACTTAAAAATTTTTTAGGAATAAAAGCATAAGCACCATTTTCTATAAATCTTATTTTAATACCATAATATAATATATCAATAATTTCACATATGAAAATTTTATTACGAATAGAAATATTTTTAAAATACTGTAAATATAAAAAATTATATAAATCTTTTTGTGCTTGTCTATATAAATAACGTTTTTGATTCATATTAATATAGATAGTATCTAAAGGTTTTTTTATATTATATTCTTTATTTATAATTGATTTTATTAATCTATGATTAATCATATCTCCAAATTTACGAATAGGAGATGTCCAAGTAGCATATCTTTTTAAACCTAAAGAAAAATGAGGTCCTGGTTTTACATTAAATAATGTAATTAATTGATATTTTTTTATTCTATTTAAAACAAATGATAATTTTAAATCTTGTAATTTATTATATATAGTTTTATATCCTTTTAAAGTCATTAAAAATGATTTATTATATTTAATATTATATTTATTCAATAACTCTGTTATTTTATTAATTTTATTAATATTAAATCCATAGTATGTATTATATATTCCAAAACCTAAATTTTTATATAATATTTCAGATGCACATATATTAGCTGTTATCATTGCAGTTTCAATAATTTTATGTGCTATTCTTTTTTTTTCTATTACTATATCTAATATAGTACCTTTATTATCAATAATAAATTTATAATCTATATTATTAAAATTTACAATATTTTTATAATTCCATTTTTTACGATATAAATAAAATTTATATAATAAAAAAATTTGTTGTTTAATTTTATTATTAGGTTCCCAAATTCCTTTTTTTTCTAAAAAATCTGAAACATCATGATAATTTAATTTTGCTTTTGATTTTATCCACCCGGTAAAAAAAACTATTTTTTTATTTAAAAAACCATTTTTATCAATTATTATTTTACATATTAAAACTGGTCTTTTTTTATTCGGATGTAAAGAACAAAAATTTTCTGACAATTTTTTAGGTAATAAAGAAATTGTTAATCCTGGTAAATAATTTGTAAACATTCTCTCTGATGCTATTTTATCTATTTTACTATCTTTTTTAATATAAGAAGTAGGGTCTGAAATAGCAATATAAATTAATAATTCCTCTTTAGATATCTTTTCTATATATAATGCATCATCTATATCTTTAGTATCTTTATTATCTATTGTAATAAAAAATAATTTTGTTAAATCTTCTCTATGTATATTTTTATCTAAAAATTCTATTTTTTTACATAGGTTATTACTAGGAGAGTTAATTGAAAGATTATATTTTAATAAAATTTTCCACCATGGTTTTAAATGTTTATTATTTATAGTTAAAATTTCTGTTATTTCTGCTAAAAATAAACCATTACCCTTCTTTAATAAGGGATGTTGGATAATTTTTGCAATTACTTTATCACCATCTTTAAAATTATTTTTTATATCTTTCCCTATAACACATTTTATTATATTATTATATAAAATTTTTTTTTTAGGAATAACATAAATAATATTTGTTTTTTTTTTTACTATTCCTTCAAAAATATTAAGATTAGATTTTAATAATTTAATTGGGATAACGTTCAATTTATTATTATTACTTTGTATATTAGCTAATATATAATCCCCCTCCATTATATTTTTTAAATAAATACAAGAAATATGATATATATCATTATTATCTGTTTCTAAAATTACTGTCTTTTTATTTAAAATTTTAACAAAACCTTTAATAGAAGGTAAATTTTTTGTAAATTTTTCTTTTAGTTTTAAAAGTAAAATATTATTATAAAGCATAATATTAATTATGAATTTTTTAAAATTAAAAATTTTTTAATAATTAAAATGGAAGATCATCTTCAAAATCAAGAATATTTTCATTTTTATTTATAGATAATTTATCATTATTATTTTTTTCTGTTATATTATTAGATATATTTGTTTTTTTATTCCAATCATTTTGAATTTCTTTTGAATTTTTGTCTTTATTTAATAAATTATTATCATGTTGTCGTAAATTATTTAATATTTGCATTGTTCCTCCTATACTTACAATTATTTCAGTTATATAATTATCTTGTCCATTTTGATTTTGCCATTTTCTGGTTTGTAAATAACCTTCAATATAAACTTGAGCACCTTTTTTTAAATATTCATTAGAAATTTCTGCTAATTTTCCAAATATTACAATTCTATGCCATTCAGTTTTTTCTTTATTTTCTCCGGTATTTTTATCCTTCCAATTACTTGAAGTAGCTACTATAATATTTACAACAGGATTCCCATTAGGCATATAACGTATTTCAGGATCTTTGCCTAAAAAACCGATTATAATTACTTTATTGACACCTCTTTTACTAGCCATTTTTTAAGCCTTTTAATAAAAAATTAATATTTTAAATTATAATAAGATTATTACATAAAAAATATAAATTATATAGAAAATAAATTTCCAATAAGAAAACGTAATTTTTTCATTGCATTTTTTTCTAATTGTCGTATACGTTCTGCAGATATACCATAATAATTTGCTAATTCTTGTAATGTAGTTTTTTTTTTATTTTTATTTAACCATCTTAAATTAATAATATTACGACTACGATAATCCAATTTTAATATAGCTTTATATAATTTTCCCGAAATAAATTTACTCCAGTTATCTTTTTCAATTATATTAGCAAAATTAGAATTATGATCTTTAAGAAAGATATTAGAATTAATTTTTTTATTTTTAAAATTATCTTTTGTATTATTATCATTCATATCTTGTGCTGACATACGTGATTCCATTTCATAAACATCTTTAATAGATACTCCTAATTCTTTAGCTACCATTTTAATTTCATCTTGATTAAACCAACCTAATCTTTGTTTAGCTTTTCGTAAATTAAAAAATAATTTTCTTTGTGCTTTTGTAGTAGCAACTTTTACAATTCTCCAATTACGTAAAACATATTCATGTATTTCAGCTTTAATCCAATGAATAGCAAAAGAGACCAATCTTACCCCAATTTCTGGATTAAATCTACGTACAGCTTTCATTAATCCTATATTACCCTCTTGAATAAGATCTGCTTGTTGTAAGCCATATCCAGAATAATATTTAGCTACATGTATAACAAATCTTAGATGTGATAAAATTAATTTTTTAGCAGCTTCTAAATCTCCTTTATAATATAATTTTTTTGATAATTCTTGTTCTTCCTTAGAAGTTAACATAGGATAATTATTTGCTACATGTATATATGAATCTAATGTACCTATAGGTAAAACAGAAGATTTTATATTAGAGGTAAATATATTTTTATACATTAATTCCTCCAAAAAGAAAAAAATATTAATAATTAATTTTAAATTTATTAAAATAATTATTAATTAATAATCTGTAAAAATTGCATTTATGAAATCTTTTGCATTAAATAAATATAAATCTGTAATTTTTTCTCCACAACAAAGATATCTTATTGGTATATTAAATTCATTTGCTAGGGAAAAAACAATACCACCTTTTGCTGTTCCATCTATTTTAGTTATTGTAATCCCTGTTATTCCTATATTATCATGAAATGTTCTAAGTTGATTAATAGAATTTTGACCAATATTTGAATCTATAATTAACATTATTTCATTAATAATCATATTATTATTTTTTTTTATTACACGTGTAATTTTTTTTAGTTCCTCCATAAGAAGAAAATTATTATGTAATCTTCCTGATGTATCTGCAATTAGAATATCTATTTCTTCTTTTTTAGCTTTAGAAATTGCATCAAAAATAATTGCTGAACTATCCTTTTTTTTAGAATTATGTATAAAAAAACTATTACTTTTTTTACTCCAGGAAAATAATTGTTCATGAGCTCCAGCTCTAAAAGTATCACCAGAAGCTAAAAGTACAGATTTTTTTTTTTTATAGAAATAATATGCTAATTTTCCTATTGTAGTTGTTTTCCCAACTCCATTAACACCTATTATTAATATTATAAACGGTTTTTTATTATTAATAATTAATGGAATTTCTACTGGAAGTAAAATTTTTAACATTTCTTCTTTTATATATTTATATAATTGAGAAGAACTTTCTAATTTATTTGATTTAATATATTTTTTTGTTAAATTAATAATTTTTTTTGTAGTATGTATTCCTACATCAGAAATAATTAATTTTTCTTGTAATTTATTAAATAATTTTTCATCAATAATATTTTTTTTTTTAAAAAGATTGAAAATTTCTTTACTAATATTTTTACTTGTTTTAATTAATTTTTTTTTTAAATAATTAAAAAACCCTATTTTGTCTTTACTTTTTTTATTTATCATTTTTTTACAAAAATCTTTAAATTATCTAGTAATAAAATACTTGATTTAATTAAAATTAATTATTATTTAAATAATATAACAAAAATAATTTTAAAGTAATTATTATTAATAGTAATTTTATATAAACTATGAAAAAAAAATATAATAATATTAATATTATATCAGGAAAATGGAAAGGTAAAAAAATAAAAGTTATAAATAATAAAATTTTAAAACCTACAATGTGTTTTATCCGTGAAAATTTATTTAATTGGCTTATGAAAAACGATTTATATAAATTAAAATGTTTAGATTGTTATGCTGGTTCTGGAATTTTAAGTTTCGAAGCTCTTTCTAGAAATGCTTTATTAGCTACCTTAATAGAAAATAATAAAAAAATATTTCAACAATTAAAAAAAAATATTTATTTATTAAAAATAAAAAACATTTTTTTAATTTATAATAATACTATAAATTTTTTATCAAAAAAATCAAATATTCAATATGATCTTATTTTTATAGATCCCCCATTTTGTGAAAAAAATATTTTATTACAAAAAACTTGTATTTTATTAGAAAAAAATAATTGGTTAACAAATAATGCAAAAATTTTTATTGAATGTAATAAAAAAAGTAATTGTTTTCTTTTACCTAAAAATTGGATAAAATATCGACAAAAAACATTTGGTGTGGTTACATATTTTTTGTATCAAAAAGTTTGTATAAATAAAAAACTATAATTTTTTTATTAAAAAATAATGTTTAGTATCATGTGTTTTTTGATTAATTATGTTATAATTCATAAAATGACAAAAGTATTTTATATCTATATTAACTAATAAATCATTTGTAATAATTAATAAAGTTTCATTTTTTTTTATTTGAAGTGTCTTTTTCCTAATCATCATAATAGTATTTGGACATTGTAATCCTTGTATATCTAAAATATGATCTGCGTTTTTATAAAAATTATTTTTTTTAAACATTTTAATATATTATTAGTAATAAATTTATACAAATAATTTTATTATAATAAAAAAAACAATTTTTTTGTAAAAATTTATAAATAAATTTATATTTTATATATATAAGGTAATATTATGAATTTAGAAAAAAAAAAAATAGCTCTGGAAGATGCTATTTTACAAATAGAGAATCAATTTGGTAAAGGTTCTATTATGAGACTAGGTGATAATAGAACTATGGATATAGAAGCAATATCAACAGGATCTATATCTTTAGATATAGCTTTAGGTATTGGTGGTTTACCAATTGGAAGAATAGTTGAAATATATGGACCAGAATCTTCTGGTAAGACTACTTTAACATTACAAATTATTGCTGCAGCTCAAAAATTAGAAAAGGTTTGTGCTTTTATTGATGCTGAACATTCATTAGATCCTATATATGCTCAAAAATTAAATGTTGATATTAATAAATTATTATGTTCACAACCTGATACTGGGGAACAAGCTTTAGAATTATGTGATTCATTAGCTAAATCAGGTATAGTTGATGTTATTATCGTAGATTCAGTTGCTGCCTTAACACCAAAAGCTGAGATAGAAGGAGAAATAGGAGATTCACATATAGGATTAGCAGCAAGAATGATGAGTCAAGCTATGCGTAAATTAGCAAGTAATTTAAAACAATCAAATACACTTTTAATTTTTATTAATCAAATTCGTATGAAAATTGGAATTTTATTTGGAAATCCAGAAGTAACAACCGGTGGTAATGCTCTAAAATTTTATGCTTCTATAAGATTAGATATTAGAAAAATTGGTAATGTAAAAAATGGAGATGAAATAATAGGTAATGAAACTAGAGTAAAAGTTGTAAAAAATAAAGTTGCAGTACCTTTTAAACAAGCTGAATTTCAAATTATTTATGGACAAGGTATTAATATTTATGGAGAATTATTAGATTTAGGAGTTAAAGAAAAGATAATTGAAAAATGTGGATCATGGTATAGTTATAATAATGAAAAAATTGGACAAGGAAAAATGAATGCTATAAATTTTTTAAAAAAAAACAAAAAACAATCTTTAAAAATAGAAAAAAAAATACGAGAAATTTTTTTTAAAAAAAAATAATATAAATAAATATTCTATTTTTTATAAAAAATTTATATATTTTTTTAAAAATAATTAAGGATAATTTATAGTATGGAAAATAAAATAGAAAAAGTTCGTATAATGTTTTTAGATTTTTTTCATAAAAAAAAACATAAAATAATAAAAGGAAGTTCATTAATACCTGATAATGATACATCATTATTATTTACAAATGCAGGGATGAATCAATTTAAAGAATATTTTTTAGGATATAAAGAACCTCCTTATCCAAGGATTACTACAATTCAAAAATGTATACGAGTAGGAGGGAAACATAATGATTTGGAAAATGTAGGTTTTACAAATAGACATCATACATTTTTTGAAATGTTAGGTAATTTTAGTTTTGGAGATTATTTTAAAAAAGAAGCAATTTCTTATGCATGGGAATTACTAACTGATCCTCAATGGTTTAATTTAGAAAAAAAAAAAATATATATAACTGTATATTATACAGATATCGAAACATATAATATCTGGTATAAAAATATTGGTATTCCAAAAAAAAATATTTTATTAATTAAAGATAAAAATAATATAATTTATAATTCTGATAATTTTTGGCAAATGTCTGATATAGGACCTTGTGGGCCATCTACAGAAATTTTCTATGATTTAGGTTCTGATTTAGAAGGTGATATTAGAAATAATTTAGGAAATCGTTTTATTGAAATATGGAATATTGTTTTTATCCAATTTAATAAAAATTTAAAAGGAGAATTAATACCTTTACCAATAAAATCAGTTGATACAGGAATGGGGTTAGAACGTATTAGTAGTATTTTAGAAGGAGTTAATTCAAATTATAAATTATATTTTTTCCAAAAAATTATTAAAGATATAAATAAGATTATTAAAAATAAAAATTTAGAAAATAATTCATTAAAAGTCATAGCTGATCATATCCGATCATCTATTTATTTAATAATAGAAGGTGTCATACCTAGTAATGAAAAAAGAGGATATGTTTTAAGAAGAATCATTAGAAGAGCTATTAACCATGGGAGAATATTAGGACAAAAAAAACCTTTTTTTTATAAATTAGTAAAAATATATATAAAATATATTAATAAGATAGAAAAAAATTTTTTATCTAGAAAATTTAATTTTATTACTAATATAATTAAAAATGAAGAAGAAAGTTTTAATAAAATTATAAATTCAGGAATTCTATTATTAGAAAAAGAAATTAAAAAATCAAATAATAATTTTTTATCAGGAAAACAAATATTTTATTTATATGATACTTTCGGATTATCACCTGATTTAATACAAGACATATGTATAAATAAAAAAATTAATATTGATAAAAAAGAATTTATAAAATATATGGATATTCAACGACAAAAATCTAGAAAAAATATTTTTTTTGAAAAAAAAACTAATTTATATTACAAAAACAAAATATCAAAATTTAATGGATATAATAATTTTACTACTTTTAGTA
This genomic window from Enterobacteriaceae endosymbiont of Donacia marginata contains:
- the gltX gene encoding glutamate--tRNA ligase; this translates as MKKITTRFAPSPTGYLHIGNIRTALYSWLFARKNKGNFILRIENTDFKRSKKIFIKNIIDTLKWLNIDWDKGPYLQSKRINRYNSIINTMLNEGKAYKCYCSKEELEKNKKKQIINKEKIKYNGKCFNNKLKVNKQLPYTVRIHIPKNKYITFIDTIRGKIIIDNNELDDFIIKRTDGMPTYNFCVVIDDWDMKITHVIRGEEHINNTPKQIHIINAVGANIPIYTHVSIITDKLGKKISKRNNNLDILKYKKKGYLPIALLNYILRLGWSYGNKEIFSLKEMKKLFNLKNLNKSSSIFDIDKLNWFNKYYLSKLSKSEMLNYLENFCNKNNININNGPKLKNLYTIFNKRFNTLEEINNLCFIFYKNPNYNNLLIKNYLNINTQIILELFKLKITNIKLWSIEYINNIFNKILLKLNISYKEIAMTLRLAITGIKNTPPINHIIYLMGKKKTLYHINNAINFIQLK
- the hspQ gene encoding heat shock protein HspQ, with product MITSKFGIGQQVRHKLLGFLGVIVDVDPEYSLRDPKINEVAEIKTLRSKPWYHVVMEDDNGQPVHTYLAEAQLSGEPLENEYSENSSLDELSAAIKKQLIKPRLRN
- the alr gene encoding alanine racemase; its protein translation is MVRPICAIINSSALKNNLKIIKKIAYKSKIWLVLKADAYGHGIKNIYSIIKNNSDGFAILTLDEAIILRENGCKKPILLLEGFFNKEELCIIYKYFLTITIHNKWQLNKLIQYKSKYPINIYIKINTGMNRLGFPVKDITSIISIIKNKINVNNITLMTHFADASQNSYFVKKQINSIKNNISIYHNFSCSFANSAAILWHSYSYYDWIRTGIILYGASPTGDWKDISTKKIQPVMTLKSKIISIQKIYPGDIIGYNCSYYTKKKQKIGIVACGYADGYPRNINYNKTYVLIKDIKTLILGNVSMDMIAIDLTNIPTAKIGNSVELWGENIKIDDIAKSSNTIGYELMCSVSKRVPRILK
- the metG gene encoding methionine--tRNA ligase, giving the protein MLLKKKILVTCALPYSNGSIHLGHMLEHIQADIWVRYHRMYGNEIFFICADDAHGTPVMLKARDLNISTETLINKIYYEHITDLKKFNISYDNYYTTHSNENLFFSRLIFNRLKKRKFIKKKIIQQLYDLVHNIFLPDRFVKGLCPNCKSIDQNGDHCEHCGATYASIELITPISILSNTTPILCNSEHFFFDLPQFSNFLKNWIYSGVLNKKIKNKIYEWFILGLKQWDITRDGPYFGFKIPKSINKYFYVWLDAPIGYISTFKNLCDKKKINFYEWWKKDSNTELYHFIGKDIIYFHSLFWPAILEGSNFRKPTKLFVHGHVTLNGSKMSKSRGNFITAKQWLNFIDSDSLRYYYASKLSYDINDIDFNFYDFIHKINGDIVNKIVNIASRNAFFINNYFNDNLAKNIDISLYLKFVKKSEIIHEYFIQGKFSHVIKQIIILSDKANYYIDKYKPWLLIKDNLKKKKVHSICSMGINMFRVIMIYMKPIMPILSQKTEVFLKKKLCFNNIKLPLVNTKINKFKPLFMRININNLKKMIEK
- a CDS encoding metal-dependent hydrolase, producing MTVKGHIIFTITSSILIQHFIFSKILYHDDWWRIIPVSIITCLLPDIDNPQSILGRQIKILSYLINKIFGHRGFTHSLLSILSFGFIIFSINLKLNHIFDVRLGLIIGYCSHIIADILTPSGVPLFWPYKKKFRLPLITKKLLNEDIFCYLYLIFSLYLLYPICNNIIMKLFY
- a CDS encoding exoribonuclease II, which gives rise to MLYNNILLLKLKEKFTKNLPSIKGFVKILNKKTVILETDNNDIYHISCIYLKNIMEGDYILANIQSNNNKLNVIPIKLLKSNLNIFEGIVKKKTNIIYVIPKKKILYNNIIKCVIGKDIKNNFKDGDKVIAKIIQHPLLKKGNGLFLAEITEILTINNKHLKPWWKILLKYNLSINSPSNNLCKKIEFLDKNIHREDLTKLFFITIDNKDTKDIDDALYIEKISKEELLIYIAISDPTSYIKKDSKIDKIASERMFTNYLPGLTISLLPKKLSENFCSLHPNKKRPVLICKIIIDKNGFLNKKIVFFTGWIKSKAKLNYHDVSDFLEKKGIWEPNNKIKQQIFLLYKFYLYRKKWNYKNIVNFNNIDYKFIIDNKGTILDIVIEKKRIAHKIIETAMITANICASEILYKNLGFGIYNTYYGFNINKINKITELLNKYNIKYNKSFLMTLKGYKTIYNKLQDLKLSFVLNRIKKYQLITLFNVKPGPHFSLGLKRYATWTSPIRKFGDMINHRLIKSIINKEYNIKKPLDTIYINMNQKRYLYRQAQKDLYNFLYLQYFKNISIRNKIFICEIIDILYYGIKIRFIENGAYAFIPKKFLSNNLMINQEKGIILNNNELFFKVTDKIKVIIKKININGIIAKLI
- the ssb gene encoding single-stranded DNA-binding protein is translated as MASKRGVNKVIIIGFLGKDPEIRYMPNGNPVVNIIVATSSNWKDKNTGENKEKTEWHRIVIFGKLAEISNEYLKKGAQVYIEGYLQTRKWQNQNGQDNYITEIIVSIGGTMQILNNLRQHDNNLLNKDKNSKEIQNDWNKKTNISNNITEKNNNDKLSINKNENILDFEDDLPF
- the rpoH gene encoding RNA polymerase sigma factor RpoH, yielding MYKNIFTSNIKSSVLPIGTLDSYIHVANNYPMLTSKEEQELSKKLYYKGDLEAAKKLILSHLRFVIHVAKYYSGYGLQQADLIQEGNIGLMKAVRRFNPEIGVRLVSFAIHWIKAEIHEYVLRNWRIVKVATTKAQRKLFFNLRKAKQRLGWFNQDEIKMVAKELGVSIKDVYEMESRMSAQDMNDNNTKDNFKNKKINSNIFLKDHNSNFANIIEKDNWSKFISGKLYKAILKLDYRSRNIINLRWLNKNKKKTTLQELANYYGISAERIRQLEKNAMKKLRFLIGNLFSI